One genomic window of Candidatus Pseudobacter hemicellulosilyticus includes the following:
- a CDS encoding T9SS type A sorting domain-containing protein produces the protein MKARKYALAILLASIGMLAFSISLKAQTLDCSKSVFNLTTNTAATTAAIGNQLEYTIVIKNLGGVVLTNAILLDNIPAGCSYIAGSTTLNNYAVADVGGAMPFSGSGSSINTPLQAVGALAAGATATIKFKVRVTANGGAITNYAIVECRNNSSNIVQGTNSVVTNLSADALCSTVYTSVATSAGGIPGNGYYYKNIKVLNTNNGQSSTGTLYTGGSGICKNAITGATLSPGSILYYASAIGYDRNTNRIYFVNNESNPAQDLCYIDLNSSPVTAYRFVGQQLETNTASGYAINRMGFASDGYGYAITTNGKSFIRFSVGAGNALTIDRPGPLINDPNNGSDNDILDEAGGDIFGDGSGNLYLVANSAKLYKINPNTRITTYLGTVNPFPADASNSIAVDAAGNVYIGGAYRTVYKVNLATMAGTSLNGSNSTNVYTTGDYTSCAFPVLAPLLTANKTYSNINGNMFIVGGDTVEYRIEVINSGNINAAGVKLHDALPAGTLYIANSTRVNGSYVADVNGEMPFSVTGGKLINSAGESAGIIRPGESYKAVLTFRAKVPALTYVCNQSKITLLDANGNTIYIYSNDPSVPAGGQNPTCFFSDGTLPLRNLEFTGSLLNDRSQLEWLVQQEQNISYYEVQYSEDGSHFSAIGQVSSKGNTNGTHEYSFTDNNHVTVANRYYRLKAVGARDGDETLSPIVKLSLRSLQTVKVQPNPFEKELKVKLNLRNPEQVRIRLLDISGQQLYKTDERLSRGDHTIDIPVSARMSPGVYLLEIFTGSDNYVVRQKLIRR, from the coding sequence ATGAAAGCGAGAAAATATGCGCTGGCTATCCTGCTGGCGAGTATTGGGATGCTTGCCTTCAGTATTTCCCTGAAAGCGCAAACCCTGGATTGTAGTAAATCCGTTTTTAACCTGACCACCAATACGGCAGCAACTACGGCTGCTATTGGCAACCAGCTGGAGTATACCATTGTCATCAAGAACCTGGGGGGCGTGGTCCTGACCAACGCCATCCTGCTGGATAATATTCCTGCGGGTTGTTCTTATATAGCTGGTTCCACTACGCTGAACAATTATGCCGTAGCCGATGTTGGCGGCGCCATGCCTTTTTCCGGCTCAGGTTCTTCCATCAATACGCCCCTGCAGGCGGTGGGCGCACTGGCTGCCGGCGCAACCGCCACTATAAAGTTCAAGGTCAGGGTAACCGCCAATGGGGGCGCTATCACCAACTACGCTATTGTGGAATGCAGGAACAATTCCTCCAATATTGTACAGGGCACCAACAGTGTGGTCACCAACCTGTCCGCCGATGCGCTTTGCTCAACAGTGTATACTTCCGTGGCCACTTCAGCCGGCGGTATTCCGGGGAACGGTTATTATTACAAGAATATCAAAGTGCTCAATACCAACAATGGACAGAGCAGTACCGGTACTCTGTACACCGGCGGCAGCGGCATCTGTAAGAACGCTATCACCGGCGCCACCCTTTCTCCCGGCAGTATCCTGTATTACGCATCAGCTATCGGGTACGACCGGAACACCAACCGGATCTACTTCGTCAATAACGAAAGTAACCCCGCACAGGACCTCTGTTATATTGACCTGAACTCTTCACCCGTAACAGCCTACCGTTTTGTTGGCCAGCAGCTGGAGACCAATACCGCGAGCGGCTATGCCATTAACCGGATGGGCTTTGCCTCTGACGGATATGGCTATGCGATAACTACCAATGGCAAAAGCTTTATCCGCTTCAGCGTGGGCGCCGGCAACGCACTCACCATTGACCGCCCGGGTCCGTTGATCAATGACCCCAACAACGGTTCTGATAATGATATCCTGGATGAAGCCGGTGGTGATATCTTCGGGGACGGCTCCGGTAACCTTTACCTGGTAGCCAACTCTGCCAAACTCTATAAGATCAATCCCAATACCCGCATCACCACTTACCTGGGTACCGTGAATCCTTTCCCGGCTGATGCTTCCAACTCTATTGCTGTGGATGCTGCAGGTAATGTATACATTGGCGGGGCGTATCGTACCGTTTACAAGGTGAACCTGGCTACCATGGCCGGCACTTCCCTCAACGGCAGCAATAGCACCAACGTATATACAACCGGCGACTATACCAGCTGCGCCTTCCCCGTACTGGCCCCCTTGCTTACGGCCAATAAGACCTACAGCAATATCAATGGCAATATGTTCATTGTAGGCGGTGATACGGTGGAATACCGCATAGAAGTGATCAACTCAGGTAATATCAATGCCGCCGGCGTAAAACTGCATGACGCGCTGCCGGCCGGGACTCTTTATATCGCTAACTCTACCCGTGTCAACGGCAGCTATGTAGCAGATGTGAACGGGGAAATGCCCTTCTCGGTAACCGGTGGCAAACTGATCAATTCTGCCGGCGAGTCCGCAGGCATCATCCGCCCCGGGGAATCCTACAAGGCTGTACTGACCTTCCGCGCCAAGGTGCCGGCACTGACCTATGTCTGTAACCAGTCCAAGATCACGCTGCTGGATGCCAATGGCAATACCATATACATTTATTCCAATGACCCTTCCGTTCCGGCCGGCGGCCAGAACCCTACCTGCTTCTTCTCAGATGGTACGCTGCCGCTCCGCAACCTGGAGTTCACCGGCAGCCTGTTGAACGACCGCTCCCAACTGGAGTGGCTGGTACAGCAGGAGCAGAATATCAGCTATTATGAAGTGCAATATTCAGAAGATGGCAGTCATTTCAGCGCTATTGGCCAGGTCAGCAGCAAGGGCAATACGAATGGTACGCATGAATACAGTTTCACCGATAACAATCACGTAACAGTTGCTAACCGGTATTACAGGCTGAAAGCTGTGGGCGCCCGTGATGGCGACGAAACGCTTTCTCCCATTGTAAAGCTGAGCCTCCGCAGCCTGCAGACCGTGAAAGTGCAACCGAATCCTTTTGAGAAAGAACTGAAAGTGAAACTGAATCTCCGTAACCCGGAACAGGTGCGGATAAGACTACTGGACATTTCAGGGCAGCAGCTCTATAAAACAGATGAACGTTTAAGCAGAGGAGATCATACCATTGACATCCCGGTATCAGCCCGCATGAGTCCTGGTGTGTATCTGCTGGAAATATTTACGGGATCAGACAATTATGTAGTAAGACAAAAGCTGATCAGGCGTTAA
- a CDS encoding TonB-dependent receptor has product MHKLIPIVVLVLTAHLGHAQTILSGKIRDGKGKPVHGASLAIKDSYDGAVTDSLGQFRFRTMEKGAQLLTVTAIGFRPYEQSLQLAGSPLTIDISLKEEPNELTAVVITAGTFEASDTKRTTVLDPIDIVTTASANGDVTGALKTLPGTQQVGEREGLFVRGGTAQETKIFIDGTLVNNFFFSSVPDIAMRGRFSPFIFKGTVFSSGGYSALYGQGLSSALILESIDLPEQTSANIGISPILLSAGYQKLAKKKNASWGVNYSYTNLAAYFAVIKQRPDNFKTPSFHNGEFNFRVKTSKTGILKFYGYFNYNELGMRRPDIDSTELKNEFQLTNFNVYTNLSWREKLGRRWRLNLGFSFSNNVDKINNELQDAANHRVNLTAVPYDTKSFRVHSTGNLTQVKLVLDRKLFGLSAFRFGGEYLYFQDDNDFSNYYVSKYRQTANDHYKAAFAETDIYITNDLAAKLGARMEHSSLIDKANIAPRASLAYKVGYQSQLSLAYGLFYQRPEKEFFLQNYVQDQLAFTRATHYIVNYQRVSKERTLRIEAFYKKYSELVKTYVKPAAGGYLPDSVGNGGHGDAKGIELFWRDRKTLRNVDYWISYSWLDTRRDYLNYPYAIQPNFAASHTASLVVKKFVSSWKTQFNASYTFATGRPYYNIRYDGNAGKFTIADQGETIAYHNLSVSVNYLPSIMKKDAKSFVVWVFSINNLPGSNQVFGYNYSYDGRRKEPILPTAKRMFFLGCFLSFGIDRTDDIINSNL; this is encoded by the coding sequence ATGCATAAGCTTATTCCTATCGTTGTCCTGGTGTTGACGGCGCACCTGGGCCATGCCCAAACCATTCTCTCCGGTAAAATACGGGACGGCAAAGGCAAGCCCGTCCATGGCGCCAGCCTGGCCATCAAAGACAGCTATGATGGGGCTGTTACCGATTCCCTGGGGCAGTTCCGCTTCCGCACCATGGAGAAAGGCGCCCAGCTGCTGACGGTCACCGCCATCGGTTTCCGGCCTTATGAACAATCCCTCCAGCTGGCAGGCAGTCCCCTGACCATTGATATCAGTCTGAAAGAAGAGCCCAACGAGCTGACGGCAGTAGTGATCACAGCCGGTACTTTTGAGGCCAGCGATACCAAACGGACCACGGTACTGGACCCTATTGATATTGTGACCACGGCCAGCGCCAATGGGGATGTTACGGGAGCGCTCAAGACGCTGCCCGGCACGCAGCAGGTGGGAGAGCGCGAGGGACTGTTTGTGCGTGGCGGTACCGCCCAGGAGACCAAGATCTTTATTGACGGCACCCTGGTGAATAATTTCTTTTTCAGCAGCGTACCGGATATAGCCATGCGCGGCCGCTTTTCTCCTTTTATTTTTAAAGGTACGGTCTTCAGTTCCGGTGGTTATTCCGCCCTTTATGGCCAGGGACTTTCCTCGGCCCTGATCTTGGAATCCATAGACCTGCCGGAGCAGACCTCCGCCAATATCGGTATCTCACCCATCCTGCTGAGCGCCGGCTACCAGAAGCTGGCAAAGAAGAAGAACGCCAGCTGGGGTGTCAATTATTCCTATACCAACCTGGCCGCTTATTTTGCCGTGATCAAACAGCGGCCAGACAATTTCAAGACCCCATCTTTTCATAACGGGGAGTTCAATTTCCGGGTGAAAACCTCCAAGACCGGCATATTGAAGTTTTACGGTTATTTCAATTACAATGAGCTGGGCATGCGTCGCCCGGATATTGACAGCACAGAGTTGAAGAATGAATTCCAGCTTACCAATTTCAATGTCTACACCAACCTGTCCTGGCGCGAGAAACTGGGCCGGCGCTGGCGCCTTAACCTGGGCTTCAGTTTCAGCAATAACGTGGACAAGATCAACAATGAACTGCAGGATGCTGCCAACCACCGCGTCAACCTGACTGCTGTTCCCTATGATACCAAATCCTTCCGGGTACATAGTACCGGTAACCTGACCCAGGTGAAGCTGGTGCTGGACCGGAAACTGTTTGGCTTGAGCGCCTTTCGTTTTGGGGGCGAATACCTGTATTTCCAGGATGATAATGATTTCAGCAACTACTATGTGAGCAAGTACAGGCAAACCGCCAATGATCATTACAAGGCGGCTTTTGCGGAAACAGATATTTATATCACCAATGACCTGGCCGCCAAGCTGGGCGCCAGGATGGAGCATTCCTCCCTGATAGATAAAGCCAATATAGCACCCCGGGCCTCGCTGGCCTATAAGGTGGGGTACCAGTCGCAGTTATCCCTGGCCTACGGCCTTTTCTACCAGCGGCCGGAAAAGGAATTCTTTTTACAGAACTATGTACAGGACCAGCTGGCCTTTACCCGGGCCACCCATTATATTGTCAATTACCAGCGCGTAAGCAAGGAACGTACATTGCGGATAGAAGCCTTTTACAAGAAGTATTCAGAGTTGGTGAAGACCTATGTTAAACCGGCTGCCGGCGGTTACCTGCCGGACAGTGTGGGCAACGGGGGGCATGGGGATGCCAAAGGCATTGAGCTGTTCTGGCGCGACAGAAAGACCCTCAGGAACGTGGACTACTGGATCTCCTATTCCTGGCTGGACACCAGGCGGGACTATCTCAACTATCCCTATGCCATCCAGCCTAATTTTGCGGCCAGTCATACCGCCAGCCTGGTGGTCAAGAAATTTGTCAGCAGCTGGAAAACGCAGTTCAATGCTTCCTACACTTTTGCTACCGGCAGGCCCTACTACAATATCCGGTATGATGGCAATGCGGGCAAATTCACTATTGCCGACCAGGGCGAGACCATTGCCTACCATAACCTGAGTGTGAGCGTCAACTACCTGCCCTCCATCATGAAAAAGGATGCCAAATCCTTTGTGGTATGGGTGTTCAGCATCAATAACCTGCCCGGCAGCAACCAGGTCTTCGGCTATAATTATTCCTATGACGGCCGGCGGAAAGAGCCAATTTTGCCTACGGCAAAACGTATGTTCTTCCTGGGCTGCTTCCTGAGCTTCGGGATCGACAGAACAGACGATATCATCAACAGTAACCTGTAA
- a CDS encoding transcriptional regulator: MEFKDLDPILHSQLRLAVISLLISEREAEFTHIRDTTNATAGNLSVQINKLKEAGYIEVSKQFRDNYPQTTCRITPRGVKAFEQYVKNLESYLKVKK; the protein is encoded by the coding sequence ATGGAATTTAAAGATCTTGATCCGATACTTCATTCACAGCTGCGGCTGGCGGTGATCTCGCTGCTGATCAGCGAGCGGGAGGCTGAATTCACGCATATCCGGGACACTACCAACGCCACGGCGGGTAACCTCAGTGTGCAGATCAATAAGCTCAAGGAGGCAGGTTATATTGAGGTCAGCAAACAGTTCCGGGATAATTATCCGCAAACCACCTGCCGGATCACGCCCCGCGGTGTGAAAGCTTTTGAACAATATGTCAAGAACCTGGAATCTTACCTGAAGGTCAAAAAATAA
- a CDS encoding Ig-like domain-containing protein, whose protein sequence is MKKNFTLLASAIFFLFSGATAQTGDNFNSKPGVPLSVVRANLESQCWVFQDFDVTGSITPIEGDGIMVSNTGNSATQSTGIYTPVVDVWGEVKIKFTYKLDAALTNGARRWFKIWLTYSDLTPYGDPLDSVEITGTPGTVYTYERTFSYPQDQVGSGHYRVYVNYQGIGGSTRIGIDQFEISNNQVYTGGCNQAPVAVNDVIIGNNTHQAEGDVTPNDSDPDDEFFDATLITPSPHGTVVLNSDGTFTFTPNAGWVGSSTTFTYQLCDYGSPIMCSNIATVTLRFPTGGSLPVTLVDFKGLSKDNGEVELSWETTFEQNSNRFEVQRSFDGTTWETVGTLPAANNSSTRKTYSFVDKVGNALNRKDVYYQLRQVDNDTRAFMSKILIVRVYNTRALKMVSVTPNPVQNDINVSLQLNESSFVLMKVLNTSGAEMMRKSVKAGAGANTFVIDGTSKLRPGLYMLEVTINSKERMIVKLLKD, encoded by the coding sequence ATGAAAAAGAATTTTACCCTACTGGCATCTGCCATCTTCTTTCTATTTTCCGGGGCCACAGCTCAAACTGGAGACAACTTCAACTCTAAACCTGGTGTACCACTCAGTGTTGTAAGAGCAAACCTTGAAAGCCAATGCTGGGTTTTCCAGGACTTTGATGTTACCGGCAGTATTACGCCCATTGAAGGCGATGGTATCATGGTGTCCAACACCGGCAACAGCGCCACACAAAGCACCGGCATCTATACGCCCGTAGTGGATGTATGGGGCGAAGTAAAGATCAAATTCACGTACAAACTGGATGCTGCACTGACCAATGGCGCTCGCAGGTGGTTCAAGATCTGGCTTACCTACAGCGACCTCACTCCCTACGGTGATCCCCTGGACAGCGTAGAGATCACCGGCACACCCGGCACAGTATATACTTACGAAAGAACTTTCTCTTATCCCCAGGACCAGGTTGGTTCCGGTCATTACCGTGTATATGTGAACTACCAGGGAATTGGCGGTTCTACCAGGATCGGAATTGATCAATTTGAGATCTCCAACAACCAGGTATACACCGGGGGCTGTAACCAGGCGCCTGTTGCCGTGAATGATGTGATCATTGGTAACAACACCCACCAGGCCGAAGGGGATGTAACCCCCAACGACTCTGATCCGGATGACGAATTCTTTGACGCTACCCTGATCACTCCCTCTCCGCATGGCACCGTAGTGCTGAACAGTGATGGCACCTTTACCTTCACGCCCAACGCGGGCTGGGTAGGCAGCTCTACCACCTTTACTTACCAGCTGTGCGATTATGGTTCCCCCATTATGTGTTCCAATATCGCCACCGTTACTCTGCGCTTCCCAACAGGCGGCTCCCTGCCGGTAACACTGGTTGACTTCAAAGGCCTGTCCAAAGACAACGGCGAAGTAGAACTGAGCTGGGAAACTACTTTTGAACAGAACAGCAACCGCTTTGAAGTACAACGCAGCTTTGACGGTACTACCTGGGAAACTGTCGGCACCCTGCCCGCAGCCAATAACTCCTCCACCAGGAAGACCTACAGCTTTGTTGACAAAGTGGGCAATGCCCTCAACAGGAAAGACGTTTACTACCAGCTGCGCCAGGTAGATAATGACACAAGGGCTTTCATGAGCAAGATCCTGATTGTCCGCGTGTACAATACCCGCGCACTGAAGATGGTGAGCGTTACGCCCAACCCTGTTCAGAATGACATCAACGTCAGCCTGCAGCTCAACGAGTCTTCCTTCGTACTGATGAAAGTACTCAATACCAGCGGTGCTGAAATGATGCGCAAGTCCGTGAAAGCAGGCGCCGGCGCCAACACTTTCGTGATCGATGGCACCAGCAAGCTGCGTCCCGGTCTCTATATGCTGGAAGTAACTATCAACAGCAAAGAGCGTATGATCGTGAAATTGCTCAAAGACTAA
- the pdxA gene encoding 4-hydroxythreonine-4-phosphate dehydrogenase PdxA: MSAPLQKPVIGISIGDLNGIGTELVLKTFSDQRILEMCTPIIFASNKVINFYKKSVPELNFNYQNIKDFTRINHKQINIFNCWEEEIAITPGQLTDIGGKYAVKSLTAAVQALKEQKIQGLVTAPIHKKNVQSAEFNFTGHTPFLKDAFRVNDVLMLMVAGNFRVGLLSEHVPLAEAAQFVTRENILSKLSIMNQSLIKDFGIDKPKIAVLGLNPHAGDEGLIGKEEEEIIRPAVKEAKRSMLVVGPYSADAFFARRHYEKFDAVLAMYHDQGLIPFKSLALGEGVNYTAGLPVIRTSPDHGTAFDIAGKNKADHSSFLTAIYECIDIINRRQGYIEYRRNPLKKMTSVILANAVDQNLEEVPDSE, translated from the coding sequence ATGAGCGCACCGCTACAAAAACCCGTTATCGGGATCTCAATCGGCGACCTGAACGGCATTGGAACGGAACTTGTCCTGAAGACATTTTCCGACCAGCGTATCCTGGAAATGTGCACGCCCATTATTTTCGCTTCCAATAAAGTGATCAACTTTTACAAGAAGTCGGTGCCCGAACTCAATTTCAATTACCAGAACATAAAGGATTTTACCCGGATCAATCATAAACAGATCAATATCTTCAACTGCTGGGAAGAAGAAATTGCCATTACCCCGGGCCAGCTGACGGATATCGGCGGTAAATATGCCGTAAAATCACTGACCGCCGCCGTACAGGCCCTCAAAGAACAAAAGATCCAGGGACTGGTAACAGCCCCCATCCATAAAAAGAATGTGCAGTCGGCCGAATTCAATTTCACCGGCCACACGCCCTTCCTCAAAGATGCTTTCCGCGTCAATGACGTCCTTATGCTGATGGTTGCCGGCAATTTCCGTGTTGGCCTGCTGAGTGAGCATGTGCCCCTGGCCGAAGCCGCCCAGTTTGTGACCCGGGAAAATATCCTGTCCAAACTGTCCATCATGAACCAATCCCTGATCAAGGATTTCGGGATCGATAAACCCAAGATCGCCGTACTGGGCCTCAACCCCCATGCAGGCGATGAAGGACTGATCGGGAAAGAAGAAGAAGAGATCATCAGACCTGCCGTCAAGGAAGCCAAACGCTCCATGCTGGTGGTAGGCCCCTATAGCGCCGATGCATTCTTCGCAAGAAGACATTATGAAAAATTTGATGCTGTGCTGGCCATGTACCACGACCAGGGCCTGATCCCCTTCAAATCACTGGCGCTGGGTGAAGGCGTGAACTACACCGCCGGCCTGCCCGTGATCCGCACCTCTCCTGATCATGGCACCGCTTTTGACATTGCCGGCAAGAACAAAGCTGACCACAGCTCTTTCCTGACCGCTATCTACGAATGTATTGATATCATCAACCGCCGCCAGGGCTATATTGAATACCGCCGCAACCCGCTCAAGAAAATGACTTCCGTGATCCTGGCCAATGCCGTGGACCAGAACCTTGAGGAAGTGCCGGATAGCGAATAG